One part of the Sarcophilus harrisii chromosome 5, mSarHar1.11, whole genome shotgun sequence genome encodes these proteins:
- the ASB4 gene encoding ankyrin repeat and SOCS box protein 4, whose translation MEGAVSTARASTKITKKTFLEALRANDFGKLKALLVQRKVDVDTVFEVEDENMVLASYKQGYWLPNYKLKSSWATGLHLSVLFGHTESLLVLLDHHATINCRPNGKTPLHVACEVADVECVKILCDHGAKLNAYSLSGHTALHLCTTESAIACAKQLVWRGANVNMKTNNADEETPLHVAVRSGLPELAAFYVEHGALVDSVNAHLETPLALAAYWALRFREQEYSPQHHRACRLLLAAKAQVNARDEDFKAPLHKAAWNCDESAMRLLLEAGAEANLLDVNGCAAIQYVLKVTPVRPAARPDRCYQLLLNHGAARIYPPQFHKVLESCHACPLAVEVVVNAYEHIAWTPKWKKAVPEDSLERHWDFYHSLFTVCSNTPRSLLHLARCAVRRALLGGCHRAVPLLPLPGHLKSYLLLEPEGVVY comes from the exons ATGGAAGGCGCCGTTTCCACAGCCAGGGCCTCCACCAAAATCACCAAGAAAACCTTTCTTGAGGCTCTGAGAGCGAATGACTTTGGGAAGCTGAAGGCGCTTTTAGTGCAAAGGAAAGTCGATGTGGACACAGTGTTTGAAGTGGAAGATGAGAACATGGTCTTGGCATCTTATAAGCAAG GCTACTGGCTGCCCAACTACAAGCTGAAGTCATCCTGGGCCACTGGGCTGCATTTATCCGTTCTCTTTGGTCACACTGAGAGCCTCCTGGTGCTGCTGGACCATCACGCCACCATCAACTGTCGCCCCAATGGGAAGACCCCCCTCCACGTGGCTTGTGAGGTGGCCGACGTCGAGTGCGTCAAGATCCTGTGCGACCATGGGGCAAAGCTCAACGCCTACTCCTTGAGCGGGCACACAGCCTTACACCTGTGCACCACGGAGAGCGCCATAGCTTGCGCCAAGCAGCTGGTGTGGAGAG GCGCTAACGTGAACATGAAGACCAACAACGCCGACGAGGAGACGCCGCTGCACGTGGCCGTGCGCAGTGGTCTGCCCGAGCTGGCCGCCTTCTATGTGGAGCATGGCGCCCTGGTGGACAGCGTCAACGCCCACCTGGAGACCCCGCTGGCCCTGGCCGCCTACTGGGCGCTGCGGTTCCGGGAGCAGGAGTACAGCCCCCAGCACCACCGTGCCTGCCGCCTGCTGCTGGCGGCCAAGGCCCAGGTCAACGCCCGCGACGAGGACTTCAAGGCACCGCTGCACAAGGCGGCCTGGAACTGCGACGAGAGCGCCATGCGGCTGCTGCTGGAGGCCGGGGCCGAGGCCAACCTGCTGGACGTCAACGGCTGTGCCGCCATCCAGTACGTGCTCAAGGTGACCCCGGTGCGCCCCGCGGCCCGTCCCGATCGCTGCTACCAGCTGCTGCTCAACCACGGGGCCGCGCGCATCTACCCGCCCCAGTTCCACAAG GTGTTGGAGTCCTGCCACGCCTGCCCGCTGGCGGTCGAGGTGGTCGTCAATGCTTACGAGCATATCGCATGGACCCCTAAGTGGAAGAAGGCGGTTCCAGAGGACAGCCTGGAG AGGCACTGGGACTTCTACCACTCTCTCTTCACCGTCTGCAGCAACACCCCCAGGTCCCTCCTGCACCTGGCCAGATGTGCGGTGCGCAGGGCCCTGCTCGGCGGCTGCCACAGGGCCGTCCCCCTCCTGCCCCTGCCGGGCCACCTCAAGAGCTACCTGCTTCTGGAGCCCGAGGGCGTCGTGTACTGA